A single Chryseobacterium sp. DNA region contains:
- a CDS encoding DUF434 domain-containing protein, whose product MNNRNRGKNTGDDPLFGSEKQVSTLKWAVEDMQYLLTRGYAEKASSELVGNRYRLKTRQIQALRGASASEDQILGRQLKHVKAAYLKNKTVYLDGFNILILLESLLSEAYIFEGLDGCYRDLSGVHGTYKRVSQTLRAVELVALFFKKNQIQKLVWIFDQPVSNSGRIKQTILDFAVENQLNWEAAMQFNPDKFLAESSEIIVSSDAWILDHCKEWFNLIGYLIQEEKLPVNLVKIR is encoded by the coding sequence ATGAATAACAGAAACCGCGGAAAGAATACAGGTGATGATCCCCTGTTCGGTTCAGAAAAACAGGTCAGTACACTGAAGTGGGCTGTGGAGGACATGCAGTATCTCCTGACGAGAGGGTATGCAGAAAAGGCATCTTCAGAACTTGTCGGAAACAGGTATAGATTAAAAACGAGACAGATACAGGCATTACGGGGAGCATCAGCTTCTGAAGACCAGATTCTGGGCAGGCAATTAAAACACGTAAAAGCGGCATACTTAAAAAATAAAACAGTTTATCTTGACGGTTTTAATATTCTGATCCTGCTGGAAAGCCTGCTTTCTGAAGCTTATATTTTTGAAGGGCTCGACGGTTGCTATCGTGATCTTTCAGGAGTTCACGGGACGTATAAAAGAGTCAGTCAGACATTAAGGGCTGTTGAGCTTGTCGCCTTATTTTTTAAGAAAAATCAAATTCAGAAACTGGTATGGATTTTTGATCAGCCGGTTTCCAACAGCGGAAGAATTAAACAGACTATCCTTGACTTTGCGGTAGAAAATCAATTGAACTGGGAAGCAGCAATGCAGTTCAATCCCGATAAATTCTTAGCTGAAAGTTCAGAAATCATCGTGTCCTCGGATGCCTGGATTCTGGATCACTGTAAAGAATGGTTTAATCTGATTGGTTATTTGATACAGGAAGAAAAACTTCCCGTCAATCTGGTAAAAATAAGGTAA